The proteins below come from a single Triticum aestivum cultivar Chinese Spring chromosome 5D, IWGSC CS RefSeq v2.1, whole genome shotgun sequence genomic window:
- the LOC123126097 gene encoding dual specificity protein kinase splA-like: MRNQRLAPTTCSSSKTNNNKQEEPHLSGAYIRSLVKHLSSSSTTRSKDHHRITMGTKPQQEEQQAPQTTPPSLQQQQQPHKKQVRRRLHTSRPYQERLLNMAEARREIVTALKIHRASMREAKEQQQHQQLVQEFQHQQEVQVVQDHRLACSAPSMSSYGSFSDYPFAHSTATNSSCSYYSSPLLSYHTPPAAPMVPMVDALDHLLPLPTQPLGLNLSFQGFGGDVSGEDAKNNTASSFFDPPPLLQQPSPASSYSVYSSPPATTMASQDVASATVENTSPSLHRVLDEEEMAAIYSVGEQHDIEWSDTLNLATSAWWSTLLDDGAAAAHQTDSVDVPGMHLGDVYYGEDVSFPCMEIGEMRGWDEEWLS; this comes from the exons ATGAGGAACCAGCGCCTAGCTCCTACCACTTGCTCCTCTTCAAAGACCAACAACAACAAGCAAGAGGAGCCACACCTCTCGGGGGCTTACATTAGGAGCCTTGTGAAGCACCTCAGCTCGTCATCTACAACGAGATCCAAAGACCACCATCGCATCACCATGGGCACCAAGCCGCAGCAAGAAGAGCAACAAGCGCCCCAAACCACACCACCATctctacagcagcagcagcagccacacAAGAAGCAAGTGAGGAGGAGGCTGCACACAAGCAGGCCATACCAGGAGAGGCTACTCAACATGGCGGAGGCCAGGCGAGAGATCGTCACGGCTCTCAAGATCCACAGAGCCTCCATGAGAGAAGCCAAGGAGCAGCAGCAACATCAACAACTTGTGCAAGAATTTCAGCATCAGCAAGAGGTCCAGGTAGTGCAAgatcataggctagcttgtagtgCACCCAGCATGAGCTCATATGGTTCCTTCTCAGATTACCCATTTGCACACTCCACAGCAACAAACAGTAGTTGCTCATATTACTCATCCCCACTCCTCTCTTACCACACACCACCAGCTGCACCCATGGTTCCCATGGTTGATGCTCTAGATCACTTGCTGCCGCTGCCTACGCAGCCACTTGGGCTTAACCTGAGCTTCCAAGGCTTCGGCGGGGACGTTTCTGGCGAAGATGCCAAGAACAACACTGCTTCTAGCTTCTTTGATCCTCCTCCGTTGCTCCAACAACCCTCGCCTGCCTCCTCCTACTCGGTCTACTCCTCTCCGCCAGCGACGACGATGGCGAGCCAGGACGTGGCATCCGCCACCGTCGAGAACACTTCGCCGTCGCTACACCGGGTGCTGGATGAGGAGGAGATGGCGGCGATCTACTCGGTTGGGGAGCAACACGACATCGAGTGGAGCGACACGCTGAACCTGGCCACGTCGGCGTGGTGGAGCACGCTCCTCGACGACGGCGCTGCGGCGGCTCACCAGACAGACTCAGTGGACGTCCCGGGGATGCATCTGGGTGATGTGTACTACGGCGAAGACGTCTCCTTCCCATG TATGGAGATAGGAGAGATGAGAGGATGGGACGAGGAGTGGCTCTCATGA